From a region of the Leptospira venezuelensis genome:
- a CDS encoding phosphatidate cytidylyltransferase: MALDKESLPVLGFVIFGFLVGGVWFFHSSKGRSKEERALRFRKYWSYAFIVSLSSLFAICGGYFWLGFILLLLLLGGIELIQTLSIGRPVQFFSVLGMFLLLGILACFSYSILSPKLCLWLYLGIAGFDAFSQIVGQSFGNTKIAPRISPNKTWEGFMGGLSYLFLFSGFVFSFWGNFSWKCIWILPLFGFLALTGDLAASWIKRKVSIKDFSSVLPGHGGFLDRFDSFLFTLSLWTFISIYFEVFRDPWN, from the coding sequence ATGGCCCTAGATAAGGAATCTTTACCTGTTTTAGGTTTTGTAATTTTCGGCTTTTTGGTAGGAGGGGTTTGGTTTTTTCATTCATCCAAAGGGCGTTCGAAAGAAGAAAGGGCTTTGAGATTTCGAAAGTATTGGTCTTATGCTTTCATTGTTTCCTTGTCCTCCTTATTTGCCATATGTGGCGGGTATTTCTGGCTCGGATTTATTCTGCTTCTTTTGTTGCTTGGAGGTATTGAACTTATTCAAACTCTTTCTATTGGAAGACCTGTCCAATTTTTTTCCGTTTTAGGAATGTTTCTACTATTAGGGATATTAGCATGTTTTTCGTATTCGATCCTCTCACCTAAATTGTGTTTATGGTTGTATTTAGGAATCGCTGGATTTGATGCCTTTAGTCAGATCGTAGGTCAAAGTTTTGGAAATACAAAAATTGCTCCTAGGATTAGCCCAAATAAAACTTGGGAAGGATTTATGGGAGGGTTATCTTATCTTTTTCTATTTTCCGGATTCGTGTTTTCCTTTTGGGGAAATTTTTCTTGGAAATGTATTTGGATTCTTCCTCTTTTCGGATTTTTAGCTTTAACCGGAGATTTGGCTGCAAGCTGGATCAAGAGAAAAGTTTCGATAAAAGATTTTTCTTCCGTACTTCCCGGGCATGGAGGTTTTCTTGATCGATTCGATTCTTTCCTTTTTACTCTAAGTCTCTGGACTTTCATTTCGATCTATTTCGAGGTTTTCAGAGATCCTTGGAATTAA